The window tgaCCTTTGAACAATGCATGCATATCATGGGTCTGTTCTCAAAATGtgtatgattaaaaaaatatgataacaaATCTTAAAAGAACTGGTGCCCTGCATGAATACTACAAGTATGATATGTCCATGTTTACACAGTAAAACATTGTGTTAATTAATGTAAACTATGCATATCATGGGTCTTGTTTCCAATTATTCTTGTTACATGGTCATAtcgtataatttttaaaagctttcaTGTTACACTtgatctggtttatttgtttgttattatgtaggcaaaggagatttgatggggatcaaagatttttgtggcacacgaagatgactatatgtattcttagtgttcTTGGATGGCTGATGGACTTTTAAAACATTCggttgttgaactttgtatcatattttctagtagcttggatggatgatggatcttgtaaactttgtatcatattttctagtTAGCTTGGATGGatcttgtaaactttgttgaaatGTAAACTTCATGgaatctttatatttcttgaattatgagttgatgtgttgaaatgttaaattaggatgtgttgaatgcatattattgttatttgaatttgtttatgtatttatggattgtattgtagaaataaattgaatctggaaaaaatatttgatatagggacgaatttggcaacgaaaattattTGAGCCAATTTTatcgtaatttgggacaaaattattttcgtcccagaatctgggacgaatttggattcgtcccagattctgggacgaattctgggatgaattttgtggattcgtcccaaaattcgtcccagaatctgggacgaattctgggacgaattttgtggattcgtcccaaaattcgtcccagaatttgggacgaattctgggaagAAAATTTATCATACGATTTTCAAAATCGTGGAcaatttttgttgccaaattcgttgccagatttgcaacaaatttattattcgttccaaatttaggaacaaaaatggcaaaaaaaaaaattttgtcaccgaatttgtccccaaacttgttgcaatattagggacaaaattggcaacaaaatataatttgtcaccgaattcgtccccaaatttgttgcaaagaTAGAGACAAATTTACCCatgtgaattcgtccccaaattcgttcctaagtttgcaacaaaaactattttcgttgcaaatttgtatacttttttgcaacgaatttggggacgaaaattttattcgtcgccaaattcgtccccaaattcgttcctaaatttgcaacaatccataTTTCGTTCCAAAAGCTGGCATCAACcagtttgggacgaaaaaattttcgtccctgattttgtcccaaaaatttttacaacgaatttttttttaaaattcgtccccaattaactttgcaatgaatttttaagaaaatgaaatAAGGAAAATCATGGCAAGAAGCTAATATATTAACATAATAAAATATCCTAACTGTAGTGAAAAAAGAACGAAACTAAAATTTTATAGTGAGCAATATAATTGCTGAAAATATAAGAGTTATACGGTCTTCAAACTAGTATTCTAGTTTCATAAACTTAGGAATTCATTTGTATAAATATATAGATAGAGATAAAATGTACATTACACAATATACATATATTAATGTCTATAAAATTACTTGTACAAAGTTCAAGAGATAACAAAAAAGATGCAAATTACACATGCTTACATACATAAAACAAATTACCTAGCACAATTTTGTGACCACATGAGCTCCTTCTCATAGCTATAATTCCTAGAATTTCCTTGACTTATGTGATTCATCAATTCTGAGGAAGATTGAGATGACATAGTGAGTAAACATTCAATTTCCTCGTTGCCTTCTGGTATACAAACTCCTTTCCTTTTCATTCTAGTCTTTCTCATACTTTGCAATTTATACTCAACTTCCTTCATTGAAGGCCTTTTTGCACCTTTCAAACTCAAGCATGTTTCTATCAAACTACTTATTTCAAGAAACTCTGGCTCTGTCCCTTCTTGCAAAACACGTTCTTCTACCAAATCAAACAATGTGTTCTCTCTTTTTGCTTGAAAGAAATTCATTGCTAGATTTTGTTGTGACTCAATATTAATTGAGTATATAGGCTTCTTTCCTGTTAAAAGTTCAAGAAGAATAATTCCAAAGCTATAGACATCACTTTTCTCTGTCAACTGACTAGTTTGATAATACTCCGGATCCAAGTACCCAAAGGTACCGTGTATAGCAGTAGTTATATGTGTTTGATCAAGAGGAATAAATCTTGATGCTCCAAAGTCTGATACCTTCGTCTTAAATGTATCATCTAAAAGAATATTTGATGACTTCACATCCCTATGGAAAATAGATATAGAAGCCGCTGAGTGTAAGTAGGCAAGTGCTCCGGCAGATTCTGTGACAATTCTAAGACGATCATCCCATGATAATTTGGATTCACCTTGTGAAACATGAAGATGATCTGAAAGAGTTCCATTGGAGATAAATTCATAAACCAACAAAGGAACTTCAGTTTCCAAACAACATCCATAAAGCTTAACTACGTTCCTATGATTGATTTGAGAAAGAACCGCAACCTCGTTTATGAATTGATCAATCTCactttttttaaccatctttgACTTTTTTATGGCAACAACTCGTTGATCTGATAGAATCCCTTTGTATACGGTACCATGTCCTCCCCTTCCAAGTATTCGAGTTTCATCAAAATTGTTTGTTGCCTTTTCTATCTCTTCAAGAGAAAATATATTTGTTCTCTCATCAACATGGTCACTTGTAGAGATTAATTGTTGAAGCAGTAAACCATGATTTTGATGAAAATTCCTTTGTCTGATTTTCTTTTGATTTCTTTGCTTCCATTTCTTTCCTACGATGACCAATGTTACACAGAGGAGCAAGAGACTTGTTCCAATGCTAGCACCAAGGATGACACCTGCACAAAATTGATTTAttaccttttattttaatttagttgtacatatatataattatataaatgtTAGTCTTATGTAAATAAAATGTATTTAAAACTAGGGATTTACCCAATATAAGAGCAATCCTTCTGTCGGGGAGGCATGTTCCTCCAATAGGATCACCAGATGTTCCCCTAGGACATGTGCACCTGTAACTTCCTTCTGTATTTATACAATCTCCGGTGCAAACTTTTGTAGTAGAATTACATTCATCAATATCTAAAATTCCATAACACTTTGTCAATACATTACATCACATGTTTTAATTATATATACCTAAGTTTCCATTGATAAAGTTTAAAAGCCGTTTGCAGCTTTCCGAATATATTCAATTATTACAATTCTATcagtattttatataaaataaataaatattatatacctatatattagtattattatTGTATATAAGTACATTAAtttgtaatattaaataaataattgaaAATATTGTATGATATTAAgactttaaataaataaaaatgtgaacattTTATATCACTAATCAATTactatttattttttcattatttcttgggtcttaaaataattattatttaaagaaaaactattattttattaaaacaaATGTGTAAAATAATACATTTGAaggaaaaaaatcatgaaaattaaacGGCGCATTTCATGaaaaatgtatattttttttactgattAATGTGTAAAATAAGAATTAATATTTATTactaatcaatatatatatatatatatatatatatatatatatatatatatataatacagcTATATACTATTTAAtatctacatttttttttttcttttacatataaaATGCATATCTTGAAAAAGTGAGAAATTAAAGATGTTTTTAGTACCTTGACATCCATCAGGAAGGTAAGGATTTCCATCGTAGCCATCTTTGCATATGCATATGTACCCTTTGTTTTTTACATCCAAACAAGAGCTGTTTTGATAGACACATGCGAAGGTGCTCTTATCTTTTGCAGCATCCTCACAGGATTGATTGGCGATTACCCATGTCATGATTATTGTAGCATTGTAAATAGTGAAATGTGAATGCGTAGACGATAGGTGAATATAATAATGAAGAGGATCAGGATTATACTCCAGTTGCCCTTCCTTCAATGAAATTTTGTTCACTACATAATCGTCTAGAAATAGAAGAGCTGGCGGATGAAAAGTCTCATTGCATGTTAGAGCAAAGTATTCATCTCGATAACAACCTTGTTTTAACCCGAAGGGGAAGGAAATTGTAACATTTCCACATTTGGTTCGACAATCTTTGTCAGGAGTGAATGTAAAATTTTTATCTGTTAACACATGCACTCACGAATGATTAGCTAGctctaatatttaaaaattctatatataataaaatgat is drawn from Zingiber officinale cultivar Zhangliang chromosome 1B, Zo_v1.1, whole genome shotgun sequence and contains these coding sequences:
- the LOC121967964 gene encoding wall-associated receptor kinase 3-like → MIVLLLEKQALINQVISWLPKFDGDKNFTFTPDKDCRTKCGNVTISFPFGLKQGCYRDEYFALTCNETFHPPALLFLDDYVVNKISLKEGQLEYNPDPLHYYIHLSSTHSHFTIYNATIIMTWVIANQSCEDAAKDKSTFACVYQNSSCLDVKNKGYICICKDGYDGNPYLPDGCQDIDECNSTTKVCTGDCINTEGSYRCTCPRGTSGDPIGGTCLPDRRIALILGVILGASIGTSLLLLCVTLVIVGKKWKQRNQKKIRQRNFHQNHGLLLQQLISTSDHVDERTNIFSLEEIEKATNNFDETRILGRGGHGTVYKGILSDQRVVAIKKSKMVKKSEIDQFINEVAVLSQINHRNVVKLYGCCLETEVPLLVYEFISNGTLSDHLHVSQGESKLSWDDRLRIVTESAGALAYLHSAASISIFHRDVKSSNILLDDTFKTKVSDFGASRFIPLDQTHITTAIHGTFGYLDPEYYQTSQLTEKSDVYSFGIILLELLTGKKPIYSINIESQQNLAMNFFQAKRENTLFDLVEERVLQEGTEPEFLEISSLIETCLSLKGAKRPSMKEVEYKLQSMRKTRMKRKGVCIPEGNEEIECLLTMSSQSSSELMNHISQGNSRNYSYEKELMWSQNCAR